The genomic segment TCTTCCAGAACGAGCTCGCTGTAGCCGGCCATCGCGCGCAGCGGCGAGCGAAGGTCGTGCGACACCGAGTAGCTGAATGTCTCCAACTCCGCCACGGCCCGCTGCAGAGCGGCGGTGCGGTCCTCGACGCGCTGCTCGAGGTCCGCATTGAGCTTGCGGATCTCCTGCTCGGCCCTGCGGATCTCGGTGATGTCGAGCGTAGCTCCCGTCATACGCACGATGCGACCGCTGTCGTCGGTGTCCGTGCGGGCCACGGCTCGCACGATCTGCTCGCGGCCCTCGAGATCCACCTGACGGTATTCCTCCGTGATCTCGCGCTTGCCGCCGGCGGCGATCAGACCGGCCAGCGTCGTTGCCACGCGCTCGCGATCGTCGGGGTGCACGAACTTCATCGATTCATCCAGGGAGAAGCTCGGAACGCCGCCGGCGCCCGGCACCGGATTGTCGCTCAGCCACAGCTTGCCGGTGGTGACGTCGAGGTCCCAGGTGACGACGCCAGCCACGCGCTGTGCCTCTTCGAGACGTGCACGGCTCGTGTGAAGCTCCATCTCGGTGCGGCGGCGCTCGGTGATGTCATGCAGGACGGTCAGCATCAGGGGCTTGCTGCGCTCGTCGAGCGTGTAGCCGACGACTTCGACGAGACAGGTCGTGCCGTCGGGGCGATGGATCGTATACTCGACGGTGCCAGGGTCTTCGCCGCGTTCCATCTTGGCGAGATTTGCGGCGGCGCGCGCCATGCCGTCCTCGTCGAGAATCTTCAGCTCGAAGAGATGACGACCTTCGGCCGACTCGGCAGTGACGCCTGCGATCTGGCAGGCCGCCTTGTTCATACGCACGAGCGTGCCGTCGAGGCCGACGATGATGTAGCCATTGGGCGCGAATTCGAAGACCCGGCGCCACAGCTCTTCGGCCTCGCGACGCGCCCGCCGATCCTGCTCGGCCGCTTTACGTTCGCGGCGGGCGCGAGCCCAGAGCTGCCGCATCGTCACGACGCCGCCCAGCGACAGCATCGCGACCAGCAGGCCGAAGAATTCACCCAGAACATATCCCCAGCCCGCAGCCACATCGGGCGGCTCCGCGTACAGCGTCACGAGCTTTCGCACCGACATCAGTGCGAGGGACGCAGCCACCAGCCGCCAGGCGAGACCGGCACGGCCGCTGCCAGGGGCGCGCCAAGCCAGCACCGTCGCCGCAACGAGGAAGAACAGGGAAAGGAAACTAAAGAACCAAGCCACGCCGCCCCCCGGAAAACCGGCGAGCCTTACCACGGCGGCCGCACCGCATGGAAGGGGCGAAATAGCGAAAGTTGCGCGGCGGCGCTCGATTTCAAGCGATGCCGTGGCAGCGCCGGAGCATGACCGGCGGCGGCTGCAGGATGCCTACATCTTGACCCCGAGATACTCGGCCACCGCCGGCTGCAGGATGCCTACAGCTTGACCCCGAGATACTCGGCCACCGCCGGCATGTCCTTGTCGCCGCGGCCGGACAGATTGACCACGATGATCTTGTCGCGACCCATGGTCGGGGCCACCGAGACGGCATAGGCCACCGCGTGCGCGCTTTCGAGCGCACACAGGATGCCTTCGGTACGGGCGAGGAGCTGGAGCGCCTCGATGCATTCCTGGTCGGTGACGGCGGCATAGCGCGCACGGCCGATCTCGTGGAGCCAGGCGTGCTCGGGGCCAACGCCTGGGTAGTCGAGGCCGGGCGCGATCGAATGAGCCTCCTTGATCTGGCC from the Candidatus Limnocylindrales bacterium genome contains:
- a CDS encoding PAS domain S-box protein, with the translated sequence MAASLALMSVRKLVTLYAEPPDVAAGWGYVLGEFFGLLVAMLSLGGVVTMRQLWARARRERKAAEQDRRARREAEELWRRVFEFAPNGYIIVGLDGTLVRMNKAACQIAGVTAESAEGRHLFELKILDEDGMARAAANLAKMERGEDPGTVEYTIHRPDGTTCLVEVVGYTLDERSKPLMLTVLHDITERRRTEMELHTSRARLEEAQRVAGVVTWDLDVTTGKLWLSDNPVPGAGGVPSFSLDESMKFVHPDDRERVATTLAGLIAAGGKREITEEYRQVDLEGREQIVRAVARTDTDDSGRIVRMTGATLDITEIRRAEQEIRKLNADLEQRVEDRTAALQRAVAELETFSYSVSHDLRSPLRAMAGYSELVLEEARDQLDATNLERLERIRASSVRMASMIDDLLSLARLTRAPRHDQHIDLSSLARTVIDDLSHGDPGRAVEIRIQPGMALRGDPGMIRILLQNLLANAWKFTRNSAHACIEVGCESGAFFVRDNGVGFDSSQAAKLFRPFERFHRADEFEGSGIGLATVERIVRRHGGRIWALAAVGKGSSFFFTVGDGPATTQPDQPIPRLSAA